From the genome of Globicephala melas chromosome 11, mGloMel1.2, whole genome shotgun sequence, one region includes:
- the LOC115844104 gene encoding small ribosomal subunit protein eS27-like, translating into MDVKCPGCYKITTVFSCAQTVVLYVGCSTVLRRPTGGKARSTEGCLFRRKQH; encoded by the coding sequence atggatGTAAAATGTCCAGGTTGCTACAAGATTACCACGGTTTTCAGCTGTGCTCAGACAGTGGTGCTTTACGTAGGTTGTTCAACAGTGTTGCGCCGGCCAACAGGAGGAAAGGCCAGATCCACAGAAGGGTGTTTGTTTAGAAGAAAGCAACACTAA